Proteins co-encoded in one Brassica oleracea var. oleracea cultivar TO1000 chromosome C4, BOL, whole genome shotgun sequence genomic window:
- the LOC106337286 gene encoding histone H2B.3 — translation MAPKAGKKPAEKKPAAAEKPAEEVAEKAPAEKKPKAGKKLPKEAGAIDKKKKRNKKSIETYKIYIFKVLKQVHPDIGISSKAMGIMNSFINDIFEKLAQEASKLARYNKKPTITSREIQTAVRLVLPGELAKHAVSEGTKAVTKFTSS, via the coding sequence ATGGCACCAAAGGCAGGAAAGAAGCCAGCAGAGAAGAAACCCGCCGCCGCCGAGAAGCCAGCGGAGGAGGTGGCCGAGAAAGCCCCGGCGGAGAAGAAGCCCAAGGCCGGGAAGAAGCTGCCGAAGGAGGCCGGGGCCATCGACAAGAAGAAGAAGCGGAACAAGAAGAGCATCGAGACGTACAAGATCTACATCTTTAAGGTGCTGAAGCAGGTCCACCCGGACATCGGGATCTCGAGCAAGGCCATGGGGATCATGAACAGCTTCATCAACGACATCTTCGAGAAGCTTGCCCAGGAGGCGTCGAAGCTCGCTAGGTACAACAAGAAGCCCACGATTACTTCGAGGGAGATCCAGACTGCTGTTAGGCTTGTTCTTCCTGGTGAGCTCGCTAAGCACGCTGTATCTGAAGGGACTAAGGCTGTGACTAAGTTTACTAGCTCTTGA
- the LOC106340902 gene encoding zinc finger protein ZAT12-like, whose product MEKEREMEMINKMASCLIFLSKAHQHDTKGRVFACKTCNKEFSSFQALGGHRASHRRSAALEGHAPPSPKRVKPVKHECPICGAEFAVGQALGGHMRKHRGGGASRSLAPAPVTMKKTGGGNAKRVLCLDLNLTPVENEDLKLELGRLIF is encoded by the coding sequence ATGGAAAAGGAAAGAGAGATGGAGATGATCAACAAGATGGCAAGCTGCTTGATTTTTCTATCAAAGGCTCACCAACACGACACCAAAGGCCGCGTTTTCGCGTGCAAGACATGCAACAAGGAGTTCTCGTCGTTCCAAGCCTTGGGAGGCCACCGAGCAAGCCACCGCAGATCGGCCGCGCTTGAAGGCCACGCACCACCTTCTCCCAAAAGAGTCAAACCGGTGAAACACGAGTGTCCCATATGTGGTGCCGAGTTCGCCGTAGGGCAGGCCCTGGGTGGGCACATGAGGAAGCATAGAGGAGGAGGAGCTAGCCGGAGTTTAGCGCCAGCGCCGGTGACGATGAAAAAAACTGGCGGCGGTAACGCAAAGAGGGTTTTGTGTTTGGATTTGAACTTAACGCCGGTAGAGAATGAAGATTTGAAGCTGGAGCTTGGGAGGTTGATTTTCTAA